In Oryza brachyantha chromosome 1, ObraRS2, whole genome shotgun sequence, the following are encoded in one genomic region:
- the LOC102703341 gene encoding translocon-associated protein subunit beta — protein sequence MARSILFLLAALLSASAAIAAAADVPFLVAHKKVSLSRPKPGVERLAVSLDLYNQGSATAYDVSINDDTWPKEAFELISGEVSKTLERLDPGATASHAFVLETKVQGRFQGSPAVIKYRVPTKAALQEAYSTPILALDILAERPPEKKFEWAKRLVAKYGSLVSVVGLVGTFIYLVASPSKSSGAKASKKRR from the exons ATGGCGCGATccatcctcttcctcctcgccgcccttctctccgcctccgccgccatcgccgccgccgccgatgtgCCCTTCCTCGTCGCGCACAAGAAAGTCTCGCTCTCCCGCCCCAAGCCTGGCGTCGAGCGCCTCGCCGTCTCCCTCGACCTCTACAACCAGGGATCCGC AACTGCCTATGATGTGAGCATTAATGATGATACTTGGCCAAAGGAGGCATTTGAACTTATCTCTGGAGAGGTGTCAAAGACATTGGAGAGGCTTGACCC TGGTGCCACTGCTTCACACGCATTTGTCTTGGAGACCAAAGTACAGGGCAGGTTTCAAGGTTCACCTGCTGTTATCAAATACCGTGTTCCCACAAAGGCTGCACTTCAG GAGGCCTATTCAACCCCCATCCTTGCACTTGATATTCTTGCTGAGAGGCCTCCAGAAAAGAAGTTTGAATGG GCTAAG AGGCTTGTGGCGAAGTATGGGTCGCTGGTGTCCGTTGTTGGCTTGGTTGGAACGTTTATCTACCTGGTTGCAAGCCCGTCAAAATCCAGTGGTGCAAAAGCAAGCAAGAAGAGGCGCTGA
- the LOC102703621 gene encoding DNA excision repair protein CSB isoform X1, producing MEDDDDDQRLLHSLGVTSADIHDIERKIISQAGNHPLSHINLSIAIARLISLLLLIKLHCIALQATTDPAQPTISQQPHLHHKLRSVQLEIDAVASTIKGSKLAEPGNKPQEDKGKDIATHGGDLQQALAAERLTSLKKAKAQIQKQILQSDTSPSGSNRKDNMLAFLVEEEPRRKKLLKPPVGPKKTVKRRLKTVTYDDDNDFDAVLDGASAGFMETEREELIRKGLLTPFHKLKGFEKRVELHEPSQRQDDSARQTEEAIMEASRIARVAQSLQQIAQNRPATKLLDAESLPKLDAPAAPFQRLGRPLKRPVSPSSDQQEKKRPRNKTKRPLPAKKWRKANSRKLDDNDVGDASASVSEDDEDQVAEGFDELPDVTLEGGLRIPGTIYSQLFDYQKVGVQWLWELHCQRAGGIIGDEMGLGKTVQVLTFLGSLHNSGLYKPSIVVCPVTLLQQWRREASRWYPKFKVEILHDSANSSAKKSKRYSDSDSEASWDSDLEEEEVARAKPAKKWDDLISRIVNSGSGLLLTTYEQLRILGEKLLDIEWGYAVLDEGHRIRNPNAEITLVCKQLQTVHRIIMTGAPIQNKLSELWSLFDFVFPGKLGVLPVFEAEFSVPITVGGYANATPLQVSTAYRCAVVLRDLVMPYLLRRMKADVNAQLPKKTEHVLFCSLTHEQRATYRAFLASSEVEQIFDGNRNSLYGIDVLRKICNHPDLLEREHAAQNPDYGNPERSGKMKVVEKVLTVWKEQGHRVLLFTQTQQMLDIIENFLTACDYQYRRMDGLTPAKQRMALIDEFNNTDEIFIFILTTKVGGLGTNLTGANRIIIYDPDWNPSTDMQARERAWRIGQTRDVTVYRLITRGTIEEKVYHRQIYKHFLTNKVLKDPQQRRFFKARDMKDLFTLQDDDSNGSTETSNIFSQLSEDVNIGVPSDKQQDHHCEPSATPTIAGTEPSSSRHEQGKEDHSSDQADEECNILKSLFDAQGIHSAINHDAIMNANDDRKLRLEAEATQVAQRAAEALRQSRMLRSRESFSVPTWTGRAGAAGAPSSVRRKFGSALNSQLIGSSQPSETLNRRGQSLQVGALNGKALSSAELLARIRGTREGAASDALEHQLNLGSASNHTSSSSENGRASSSSTRSTIVQPEVLIRQLCTFIQQHGGSANSTSITEHFKNRILSKDMLLFKNLLKEIATLQRGADGATWVLKPEYQ from the exons atggaggacgacgacgatgaccaACGCTTGCTTCACAGTCTTGGCGTCACATCCGCAGACATCCACGACATCGAAAGGAAAATCATATCACAGGCAGGCAACCACCCACTTTCACACATCAATCTCTCCATTGCAATTGCCAGGCTCATCTCTCTCTTATTACTCATCAAACtccattgcattgcattgcaggCAACTACTGATCCTGCACAACCAACCATCAGTCAACAGCCTCATCTACATCACAAGCTACGCTCTGTGCAACTCGAAATTGACGCTGTAGCCTCCACCATCAAAGGGTCTAAGCTCGCAGAACCCGGAAACAAACCACAGGAGGATAAAGGCAAGGATATCGCTACTCATGGAGGAGACCTCCAGCAGGCGCTCGCTGCTGAGCGTCTTACAAGCCTCAAGAAAGCTAAAGCACAGATACAGAAACAGATACTACAGTCGGATACTTCTCCATCCGGCTCAAATCGGAAAGATAATATGCTAGCCTTTCTGGTTGAAGAGGAGCCGAGGCGCAAAAAGCTACTAAAACCACCTGTAGGCCCTAAAAAGACCGTGAAACGCCGGCTGAAAACAGTCACCTATGATGATGACAACGACTTTGATGCTGTGCTTGATGGAGCTTCTGCAGGATTTATGGAAACT GAAAGGGAAGAACTCATTAGGAAGGGTTTGTTGACACCATTTCACAAGTTGAAGGGCTTCGAGAAACGTGTTGAACTACATGAACCTTCTCAGAGGCAAGATGATTCTGCAAGACAAACCGAAGAAGCGATCATGGAAGCTTCCAGGATTGCTAGAGTTGCTCAGTCACTACAGCAGATTGCGCAGAACCGCCCAGCAACCAAATTGCTTGATGCAGAGTCTTTACCTAAGCTGGATGCGCCTGCTGCTCCATTTCAGAGACTGGGAAGACCCCTGAAACGTCCTGTCTCCCCCAGTTCAGATCAGCAGGAAAAGAAGAGACCAAGAAATAAGACCAAGAGACCGCTGCCTGCCAAAAAATGGAGGAAAGCAAACTCAAGGAAGTTGGATG ACAACGATGTTGGAGATGCATCTGCATCAGTTTCAGAGGATGATGAAGATCAAGTTGCAGAAGGTTTTGACGAGTTACCTGATGTTACTCTTGAAGGAGGTTTGAGAATTCCTGGCACAATTTACTCGCAGCTCTTTGACTACCAGAAAGTGGGAGTGCAGTGGCTATGGGAGTTGCATTGTCAAAGGGCTGGTGGGATAATTGGAGATGAAATGGGCCTAGGAAAGACTGTGCAGGTCTTAACGTTTCTTGGTTCCTTACATAACAGTGGGCTCTACAAGCCTAGCATTGTTGTTTGTCCTGTAACCCTTTTGCAACAGTGGCGAAGGGAGGCCAGTAGATGGTATCCAAAGTTCAAGGTGGAGATCTTACATGATTCTGCAAACAGTTCAGCTAAAAAGAGCAAGAGGTATAGTGATTCTGACAGTGAAGCTTCCTGGGACAGTGAtctggaagaagaagaggttgCACGTGCAAAACCTGCGAAGAAGTGGGATGACTTGATTTCACGCATTGTGAATTCAGGATCAGGTTTGCTTCTGACCACATATGAGCAGTTAAGGATCCTAGGGGAGAAGTTGCTTGATATAGAATGGGGATATGCTGTATTGGATGAGGGTCACCGCATAAGGAATCCTAATGCTGAGATTACTCTTGTGTGCAAGCAATTGCAGACTGTGCACAGGATAATTATGACGGGTGCACCTATTCAAAACAAACTTTCAGAGCTGTGGTCTCTCTTTGATTTCGTGTTCCCTGGAAAACTAGGTGTCCTGCCTGTTTTTGAGGCTGAGTTTTCTGTTCCAATTACTGTTGGTGGGTACGCTAATGCAACACCATTGCAAGTGTCCACAGCATATAGATGTGCTGTTGTCCTCCGTGACTTGGTCATGCCATACCTTCTTAGAAGAATGAAAGCTGATGTCAATGCACAGCTTCCCAAAAAGACAGAGCATGTTCTTTTCTGTAGTCTAACACATGAGCAACGTGCTACGTATCGTGCATTTCTTGCTAGTTCAGAGGTGGAACAAATATTTGATGGGAACAGAAATTCCCTTTACGGGATAGATGTCCTAAGGAAGATATGCAATCATCCTGATCTACTTGAGCGAGAACATGCTGCTCAGAATCCTGACTATGGGAATCCTGAAAGAAGTGGAAAGATGAAAGTGGTTGAGAAAGTCCTTACAGTATGGAAAGAGCAAGGTCATCGTGTTCTTCTTTTCACTCAGACACAACAAATGCTTGACATTATAGAGAACTTCTTGACAGCTTGTGACTACCAATACCGAAGAATGGATGGGCTTACACCTGCAAAGCAAAGAATGGCACTTATTGATGAATTCAATAACACAGAtgagatttttattttcattctgACCACAAAAGTTGGTGGATTGGGCACGAATTTGACTGGTGCAAACCGGATTATCATATATGATCCTGACTGGAATCCTTCGACAGACATGCAG GCTAGAGAACGTGCATGGCGAATTGGGCAAACTAGAGATGTGACTGTTTATAGACTGATCACGCGTGGAACAATAGAGGAGAAAGTCTACCATCGTCAGATATACAAGCATTTCCTCACCAACAAAGTACTGAAAGACCCTCAGCAGAGGCGGTTTTTTAAAGCCAGAGACATGAAGGATTTGTTCACACTGCAAGATGATGACAGTAATGGCTCAACtgaaacatcaaatattttcagCCAACTGTCTGAAGATGTCAATATCGGGGTTCCAAGTGACAAGCAACAGGACCATCATTGTGAACCTTCTGCTACACCAACAATCGCTGGGACTGAACCGAGCTCATCCAGGCATGAACAGGGGAAGGAAGATCATAGCTCTGACCAAGCAGATGAGGAATGCAACATTTTGAAGAGCCTTTTTGACGCTCAAGGCATTCAt AGTGCGATCAATCATGATGCCATAATGAATGCTAACGATGACCGGAAGTTGCGTCTAGAAGCAGAAGCTACACAAGTGGCACAGAGGGCAGCCGAAGCTTTACGACAATCAAGAATGCTCAGAAGTCGTGAAAGCTTTTCTGTTCCTACATGGACTGGAAGAGCTGGTGCTGCTGGGGCGCCATCCTCTGTCCGCAGGAAGTTTGGGTCAGCACTCAATAGCCAGTTGATTGGTTCTTCTCAGCCATCAGAAACTTTGAATAGGAGGGGCCAAAGTCTTCAGGTGGGTGCTCTAAATGGCAAAGCACTGTCCTCAGCTGAGCTTCTGGCCAGGATACGAGGAACCCGAGAGGGAGCGGCTTCAGATGCACTAGAACATCAGCTCAATCTGGGATCAGCTTCCAATCACACATCAAGTTCATCAGAGAATGGCCGTGCGTCAAGCTCTTCTACTAGGAGCACGATCGTGCAGCCTGAAGTCCTAATCCGCCAGTTGTGCACCTTCATACAGCAGCATGGAGGTTCAGCCAATTCAACGAGTATAACTGAACACTTCAAGAACCGGATACTGTCCAAGGATATGCTGCTGTTTAAGAATCTGCTGAAGGAAATAGCAACCTTGCAAAGAGGTGCAGACGGTGCTACATGGGTGCTGAAACCTGAGTATCAGTAA
- the LOC102703621 gene encoding DNA excision repair protein CSB isoform X2, protein MEDDDDDQRLLHSLGVTSADIHDIERKIISQATTDPAQPTISQQPHLHHKLRSVQLEIDAVASTIKGSKLAEPGNKPQEDKGKDIATHGGDLQQALAAERLTSLKKAKAQIQKQILQSDTSPSGSNRKDNMLAFLVEEEPRRKKLLKPPVGPKKTVKRRLKTVTYDDDNDFDAVLDGASAGFMETEREELIRKGLLTPFHKLKGFEKRVELHEPSQRQDDSARQTEEAIMEASRIARVAQSLQQIAQNRPATKLLDAESLPKLDAPAAPFQRLGRPLKRPVSPSSDQQEKKRPRNKTKRPLPAKKWRKANSRKLDDNDVGDASASVSEDDEDQVAEGFDELPDVTLEGGLRIPGTIYSQLFDYQKVGVQWLWELHCQRAGGIIGDEMGLGKTVQVLTFLGSLHNSGLYKPSIVVCPVTLLQQWRREASRWYPKFKVEILHDSANSSAKKSKRYSDSDSEASWDSDLEEEEVARAKPAKKWDDLISRIVNSGSGLLLTTYEQLRILGEKLLDIEWGYAVLDEGHRIRNPNAEITLVCKQLQTVHRIIMTGAPIQNKLSELWSLFDFVFPGKLGVLPVFEAEFSVPITVGGYANATPLQVSTAYRCAVVLRDLVMPYLLRRMKADVNAQLPKKTEHVLFCSLTHEQRATYRAFLASSEVEQIFDGNRNSLYGIDVLRKICNHPDLLEREHAAQNPDYGNPERSGKMKVVEKVLTVWKEQGHRVLLFTQTQQMLDIIENFLTACDYQYRRMDGLTPAKQRMALIDEFNNTDEIFIFILTTKVGGLGTNLTGANRIIIYDPDWNPSTDMQARERAWRIGQTRDVTVYRLITRGTIEEKVYHRQIYKHFLTNKVLKDPQQRRFFKARDMKDLFTLQDDDSNGSTETSNIFSQLSEDVNIGVPSDKQQDHHCEPSATPTIAGTEPSSSRHEQGKEDHSSDQADEECNILKSLFDAQGIHSAINHDAIMNANDDRKLRLEAEATQVAQRAAEALRQSRMLRSRESFSVPTWTGRAGAAGAPSSVRRKFGSALNSQLIGSSQPSETLNRRGQSLQVGALNGKALSSAELLARIRGTREGAASDALEHQLNLGSASNHTSSSSENGRASSSSTRSTIVQPEVLIRQLCTFIQQHGGSANSTSITEHFKNRILSKDMLLFKNLLKEIATLQRGADGATWVLKPEYQ, encoded by the exons atggaggacgacgacgatgaccaACGCTTGCTTCACAGTCTTGGCGTCACATCCGCAGACATCCACGACATCGAAAGGAAAATCATATCACAG gCAACTACTGATCCTGCACAACCAACCATCAGTCAACAGCCTCATCTACATCACAAGCTACGCTCTGTGCAACTCGAAATTGACGCTGTAGCCTCCACCATCAAAGGGTCTAAGCTCGCAGAACCCGGAAACAAACCACAGGAGGATAAAGGCAAGGATATCGCTACTCATGGAGGAGACCTCCAGCAGGCGCTCGCTGCTGAGCGTCTTACAAGCCTCAAGAAAGCTAAAGCACAGATACAGAAACAGATACTACAGTCGGATACTTCTCCATCCGGCTCAAATCGGAAAGATAATATGCTAGCCTTTCTGGTTGAAGAGGAGCCGAGGCGCAAAAAGCTACTAAAACCACCTGTAGGCCCTAAAAAGACCGTGAAACGCCGGCTGAAAACAGTCACCTATGATGATGACAACGACTTTGATGCTGTGCTTGATGGAGCTTCTGCAGGATTTATGGAAACT GAAAGGGAAGAACTCATTAGGAAGGGTTTGTTGACACCATTTCACAAGTTGAAGGGCTTCGAGAAACGTGTTGAACTACATGAACCTTCTCAGAGGCAAGATGATTCTGCAAGACAAACCGAAGAAGCGATCATGGAAGCTTCCAGGATTGCTAGAGTTGCTCAGTCACTACAGCAGATTGCGCAGAACCGCCCAGCAACCAAATTGCTTGATGCAGAGTCTTTACCTAAGCTGGATGCGCCTGCTGCTCCATTTCAGAGACTGGGAAGACCCCTGAAACGTCCTGTCTCCCCCAGTTCAGATCAGCAGGAAAAGAAGAGACCAAGAAATAAGACCAAGAGACCGCTGCCTGCCAAAAAATGGAGGAAAGCAAACTCAAGGAAGTTGGATG ACAACGATGTTGGAGATGCATCTGCATCAGTTTCAGAGGATGATGAAGATCAAGTTGCAGAAGGTTTTGACGAGTTACCTGATGTTACTCTTGAAGGAGGTTTGAGAATTCCTGGCACAATTTACTCGCAGCTCTTTGACTACCAGAAAGTGGGAGTGCAGTGGCTATGGGAGTTGCATTGTCAAAGGGCTGGTGGGATAATTGGAGATGAAATGGGCCTAGGAAAGACTGTGCAGGTCTTAACGTTTCTTGGTTCCTTACATAACAGTGGGCTCTACAAGCCTAGCATTGTTGTTTGTCCTGTAACCCTTTTGCAACAGTGGCGAAGGGAGGCCAGTAGATGGTATCCAAAGTTCAAGGTGGAGATCTTACATGATTCTGCAAACAGTTCAGCTAAAAAGAGCAAGAGGTATAGTGATTCTGACAGTGAAGCTTCCTGGGACAGTGAtctggaagaagaagaggttgCACGTGCAAAACCTGCGAAGAAGTGGGATGACTTGATTTCACGCATTGTGAATTCAGGATCAGGTTTGCTTCTGACCACATATGAGCAGTTAAGGATCCTAGGGGAGAAGTTGCTTGATATAGAATGGGGATATGCTGTATTGGATGAGGGTCACCGCATAAGGAATCCTAATGCTGAGATTACTCTTGTGTGCAAGCAATTGCAGACTGTGCACAGGATAATTATGACGGGTGCACCTATTCAAAACAAACTTTCAGAGCTGTGGTCTCTCTTTGATTTCGTGTTCCCTGGAAAACTAGGTGTCCTGCCTGTTTTTGAGGCTGAGTTTTCTGTTCCAATTACTGTTGGTGGGTACGCTAATGCAACACCATTGCAAGTGTCCACAGCATATAGATGTGCTGTTGTCCTCCGTGACTTGGTCATGCCATACCTTCTTAGAAGAATGAAAGCTGATGTCAATGCACAGCTTCCCAAAAAGACAGAGCATGTTCTTTTCTGTAGTCTAACACATGAGCAACGTGCTACGTATCGTGCATTTCTTGCTAGTTCAGAGGTGGAACAAATATTTGATGGGAACAGAAATTCCCTTTACGGGATAGATGTCCTAAGGAAGATATGCAATCATCCTGATCTACTTGAGCGAGAACATGCTGCTCAGAATCCTGACTATGGGAATCCTGAAAGAAGTGGAAAGATGAAAGTGGTTGAGAAAGTCCTTACAGTATGGAAAGAGCAAGGTCATCGTGTTCTTCTTTTCACTCAGACACAACAAATGCTTGACATTATAGAGAACTTCTTGACAGCTTGTGACTACCAATACCGAAGAATGGATGGGCTTACACCTGCAAAGCAAAGAATGGCACTTATTGATGAATTCAATAACACAGAtgagatttttattttcattctgACCACAAAAGTTGGTGGATTGGGCACGAATTTGACTGGTGCAAACCGGATTATCATATATGATCCTGACTGGAATCCTTCGACAGACATGCAG GCTAGAGAACGTGCATGGCGAATTGGGCAAACTAGAGATGTGACTGTTTATAGACTGATCACGCGTGGAACAATAGAGGAGAAAGTCTACCATCGTCAGATATACAAGCATTTCCTCACCAACAAAGTACTGAAAGACCCTCAGCAGAGGCGGTTTTTTAAAGCCAGAGACATGAAGGATTTGTTCACACTGCAAGATGATGACAGTAATGGCTCAACtgaaacatcaaatattttcagCCAACTGTCTGAAGATGTCAATATCGGGGTTCCAAGTGACAAGCAACAGGACCATCATTGTGAACCTTCTGCTACACCAACAATCGCTGGGACTGAACCGAGCTCATCCAGGCATGAACAGGGGAAGGAAGATCATAGCTCTGACCAAGCAGATGAGGAATGCAACATTTTGAAGAGCCTTTTTGACGCTCAAGGCATTCAt AGTGCGATCAATCATGATGCCATAATGAATGCTAACGATGACCGGAAGTTGCGTCTAGAAGCAGAAGCTACACAAGTGGCACAGAGGGCAGCCGAAGCTTTACGACAATCAAGAATGCTCAGAAGTCGTGAAAGCTTTTCTGTTCCTACATGGACTGGAAGAGCTGGTGCTGCTGGGGCGCCATCCTCTGTCCGCAGGAAGTTTGGGTCAGCACTCAATAGCCAGTTGATTGGTTCTTCTCAGCCATCAGAAACTTTGAATAGGAGGGGCCAAAGTCTTCAGGTGGGTGCTCTAAATGGCAAAGCACTGTCCTCAGCTGAGCTTCTGGCCAGGATACGAGGAACCCGAGAGGGAGCGGCTTCAGATGCACTAGAACATCAGCTCAATCTGGGATCAGCTTCCAATCACACATCAAGTTCATCAGAGAATGGCCGTGCGTCAAGCTCTTCTACTAGGAGCACGATCGTGCAGCCTGAAGTCCTAATCCGCCAGTTGTGCACCTTCATACAGCAGCATGGAGGTTCAGCCAATTCAACGAGTATAACTGAACACTTCAAGAACCGGATACTGTCCAAGGATATGCTGCTGTTTAAGAATCTGCTGAAGGAAATAGCAACCTTGCAAAGAGGTGCAGACGGTGCTACATGGGTGCTGAAACCTGAGTATCAGTAA
- the LOC102703068 gene encoding probable inactive shikimate kinase like 1, chloroplastic isoform X3 — MATMRTAAAALGTGALSSSTTKRFFFAAPSRVACRRLRAFPNSELTLEELNPSVELLRKTAEAVGDFRKTPIYIVGTDCTAKRNIAKLLANSIIYRYLCSEELLEDVLGGKDALNAFRESDLNGYLEVETEGLKQLTSMGSLVLCCGDGAVMNSTNLGLLRHGVSIWINVPLELVVNDMLKTQATSDPDSFSEAMSRVRQRYDELKERYGVSDITVSVQNVASQLGYSSIDSVTLEDMVLEIVRQIERLIRAKSMMEAAGKPF, encoded by the exons ATGGCGACGatgagaacggcggcggccgccttgGGCACGGGcgctctctcttcttctacGACGAAGCGCTTCTTCTTCGCCGCCCCCAGCCGCGTCGCCTGTCGTCGTCTGCGCGCTTTCCCCA ACTCGGAGCTCACCCTGGAGGAGCTGAACCCTTCTGTCGAGCTGCTC AGGAAAACTGCGGAGGCCGTCGGCGATTTCAGGAAAACGCCCATCTACATCGTCG GAACGGACTGCACTGCCAAGCGCAACATCGCCAAGCTCCTTGCCAATTCGATCATATACCGCTACCTCTGCAGCGAAGAGCTGCTCGAGGATGTTCTTGGAGGCAAAGATGCCCTCAACGCTTTCAGGGAATCCGACCTCAACGGTTACCTCGAagttgag ACTGAAGGGCTCAAGCAGTTAACCTCCATGGGCAGCCTTGTGCTTTGCTGTGGGGATGGTGCTGTCATGAACTCAACCAATCT TGGGCTACTGAGGCATGGAGTCTCCATTTGGATCAATGTTCCTCTGGAATTGGTGGTGAATGATATGTTGAAGACGCAAGCTACTTCAGACCCTGATTCCTTTTCTGAG GCAATGAGCAGAGTGCGACAGCGATACGATGAACTGAAAGAGCGCTATGGAGTTTCCGATATAACTGTTTCAGTCCAAA ACGTAGCGTCTCAACTGGGTTACAGCAGCATTGACTCAGTGACCCTAGAGGACATGGTCCTTGAG ATCGTGAGGCAAATAGAGAGGCTGATCCGAGCGAAGTCGATGATGGAAGCTGCTGGGAAGCCCTTCTAA
- the LOC102703068 gene encoding probable inactive shikimate kinase like 1, chloroplastic isoform X2 yields the protein MATMRTAAAALGTGALSSSTTKRFFFAAPSRVACRRLRAFPSRVADSELTLEELNPSVELLRKTAEAVGDFRKTPIYIVGTDCTAKRNIAKLLANSIIYRYLCSEELLEDVLGGKDALNAFRESDLNGYLETEGLKQLTSMGSLVLCCGDGAVMNSTNLGLLRHGVSIWINVPLELVVNDMLKTQATSDPDSFSEAMSRVRQRYDELKERYGVSDITVSVQNVASQLGYSSIDSVTLEDMVLEIVRQIERLIRAKSMMEAAGKPF from the exons ATGGCGACGatgagaacggcggcggccgccttgGGCACGGGcgctctctcttcttctacGACGAAGCGCTTCTTCTTCGCCGCCCCCAGCCGCGTCGCCTGTCGTCGTCTGCGCGCTTTCCCCA GTCGTGTTGCAGACTCGGAGCTCACCCTGGAGGAGCTGAACCCTTCTGTCGAGCTGCTC AGGAAAACTGCGGAGGCCGTCGGCGATTTCAGGAAAACGCCCATCTACATCGTCG GAACGGACTGCACTGCCAAGCGCAACATCGCCAAGCTCCTTGCCAATTCGATCATATACCGCTACCTCTGCAGCGAAGAGCTGCTCGAGGATGTTCTTGGAGGCAAAGATGCCCTCAACGCTTTCAGGGAATCCGACCTCAACGGTTACCTCGAa ACTGAAGGGCTCAAGCAGTTAACCTCCATGGGCAGCCTTGTGCTTTGCTGTGGGGATGGTGCTGTCATGAACTCAACCAATCT TGGGCTACTGAGGCATGGAGTCTCCATTTGGATCAATGTTCCTCTGGAATTGGTGGTGAATGATATGTTGAAGACGCAAGCTACTTCAGACCCTGATTCCTTTTCTGAG GCAATGAGCAGAGTGCGACAGCGATACGATGAACTGAAAGAGCGCTATGGAGTTTCCGATATAACTGTTTCAGTCCAAA ACGTAGCGTCTCAACTGGGTTACAGCAGCATTGACTCAGTGACCCTAGAGGACATGGTCCTTGAG ATCGTGAGGCAAATAGAGAGGCTGATCCGAGCGAAGTCGATGATGGAAGCTGCTGGGAAGCCCTTCTAA
- the LOC102703068 gene encoding probable inactive shikimate kinase like 1, chloroplastic isoform X1 encodes MATMRTAAAALGTGALSSSTTKRFFFAAPSRVACRRLRAFPSRVADSELTLEELNPSVELLRKTAEAVGDFRKTPIYIVGTDCTAKRNIAKLLANSIIYRYLCSEELLEDVLGGKDALNAFRESDLNGYLEVETEGLKQLTSMGSLVLCCGDGAVMNSTNLGLLRHGVSIWINVPLELVVNDMLKTQATSDPDSFSEAMSRVRQRYDELKERYGVSDITVSVQNVASQLGYSSIDSVTLEDMVLEIVRQIERLIRAKSMMEAAGKPF; translated from the exons ATGGCGACGatgagaacggcggcggccgccttgGGCACGGGcgctctctcttcttctacGACGAAGCGCTTCTTCTTCGCCGCCCCCAGCCGCGTCGCCTGTCGTCGTCTGCGCGCTTTCCCCA GTCGTGTTGCAGACTCGGAGCTCACCCTGGAGGAGCTGAACCCTTCTGTCGAGCTGCTC AGGAAAACTGCGGAGGCCGTCGGCGATTTCAGGAAAACGCCCATCTACATCGTCG GAACGGACTGCACTGCCAAGCGCAACATCGCCAAGCTCCTTGCCAATTCGATCATATACCGCTACCTCTGCAGCGAAGAGCTGCTCGAGGATGTTCTTGGAGGCAAAGATGCCCTCAACGCTTTCAGGGAATCCGACCTCAACGGTTACCTCGAagttgag ACTGAAGGGCTCAAGCAGTTAACCTCCATGGGCAGCCTTGTGCTTTGCTGTGGGGATGGTGCTGTCATGAACTCAACCAATCT TGGGCTACTGAGGCATGGAGTCTCCATTTGGATCAATGTTCCTCTGGAATTGGTGGTGAATGATATGTTGAAGACGCAAGCTACTTCAGACCCTGATTCCTTTTCTGAG GCAATGAGCAGAGTGCGACAGCGATACGATGAACTGAAAGAGCGCTATGGAGTTTCCGATATAACTGTTTCAGTCCAAA ACGTAGCGTCTCAACTGGGTTACAGCAGCATTGACTCAGTGACCCTAGAGGACATGGTCCTTGAG ATCGTGAGGCAAATAGAGAGGCTGATCCGAGCGAAGTCGATGATGGAAGCTGCTGGGAAGCCCTTCTAA